AAGACACATTGAAATGGAAGCTCTCGAACCTATTCCGAAGTAAGTTTAGGATGAGGTTTCCGATCCGGTTGGTGTTCCGACATCCCGAATTGAGGTGGCTCTAAACTCAGGTTTGCCTACCTCTCTAGTTACAGAGGGAGGAGAGGGGCTTCGTCTTTTTAGGTCTCTGAAAAGCCAGTTGACATGTGCGATCCAATCAAGGAGGCAGTACTCCTGCCTGAGTTCCTCTGGATCCTACTCGTCGGGATTACCGTTCTCCCGCAGGTTGTTCACCATGCGTTCCATAGCACTTTGACTTTATATCTTTTACCATCTTGGAATCATGTAGATGTAGATTGCTTTCATCGCAAGGTCATTCCTGAAGGTGGCTTGTACCAGCTCTTCGTCATCATAAATAGCAAGCCACTCCTTGTTTATTACTCTGCTTTTTCACTCTCTCATTCTTAGTTAACCATTTCATTCTATTGAATCTTTGGTACTTTGAGTTTTGAACAATAGTTAGAATTTATTATTAAGCGATCCCCCGCTTTTTGACTTCTTTCTCTCTTTCCTTGGAAAGAACAGTTGTTTATTAAGGCCGCTTTTCTAGAATCTACTTTGAAAGTGGAAAATAGGtctcttcttcaatgaaggcagaACTATTCACTAAACCAACAGGTTAGCAAAGGAACTTTTGCCGGTCTTGCTGCTTTAAAGCGAACGAGTCTTCCTTATTCCTATGGTCATTAGAATAACCTATTCATCCTCTTGGCCACTCTGAACTCATAGGTAGCTGTGGTTCGGTTTACCTTCTTTCGCTTTGCCTTGGGTTCGGTGGTAGTAATAGTCCTTCTTTAGCTCGCTCCTCCTTTCTTGGGTTCCCTAACTGTCTGCTATTGCTAAAGCTCAACCTATGCCTCCGGCAAAGGCAAGACGGAAAGCAAGCATTAAGTGAAGAAGCAAGTTCAATTACTCAAACGTTGGAACTTATTGTAAAACACATTCCGTCGCCCAAGTCAGATCATTGCCTACTGGCCACGAGGCTTATGAGGCCAGCGGAGGAGGTGGAGGGAAACGTATGAGATGAGGGATTTGGACTTGCTACACTTACCAGATGTGAGGTAGTGAAATGCTTTCCTTCCATAGCGAACTTTCCCATAGCCGTAGTTCCAGACTCTCCGAAGCCTATGACCAAGAGTAAGGGCACTCAGCAGGCTGCACCGATTAGAGAGAGTACGTCGTCTATTCATTCTACTCATTCCTTAACATCCAAAGCTAAGAATTCAAAAAAGTTAATAGGTGGGTAGGTGTTCTTAGGTTCGTAACATGCCTTTCTCGGAAGCCTTGTTGAATTAATGGCAAGGGAGATATTAGCTTAATGGCTTGGCTATGCTCGAGTCAGCGGAAATCATTTATGACGAATAAAATCAATCAGAGGTAGTTACCTCTCCTGTAGCCGGGTATGAGAGGTCTAGTTCGGTGAGAATAGATAGGGATAGAAAGACCATCCTGGTGCACATGCTATGGGTCTTATTGTTTGTTGGGAAAGCAAGGAAGACTAGCTTTGGCGTGGGAAGCTTACCAATTTATGCGGTGGCTACTCGATCGAGAAGAAAGAGTAGTTGTTACCCGCCTCCACTATTAAGCAGCATGAGCCACTAGACTGACTCGATATCCGTGTGTGGATCCGCCCGAAGGCAGTCGATTGGAAAAGATGAAGACAAGGAAGAGCCATTCTTCATACATAGGAGCGAGTGGTCGAAATGGAAAGCGGACAAACGGAATTCTGTACAACTATAGGGTTCGGTTCTTTCTTCTGTCCCAGGTCCTTTCTTCTCTTGCGGATCTTTCTTACTTTTATTCCTCTGCTCGCTTACAAAAACTACATATTTTTTTAGATATGGACCCGGGGTTCTCGCTTCTGCGCAAGCTATTTCCGAACCTGCCTGCCTTCGGGGAGATGGGTTGGGTCATACGCGGGACCTACCCCGAGGAAGGAGGCTTGAGGCGCGCTAAATACAATTGTTTTATCAACACGGGGTGGAGAAGGCATTGCAATTTCCTGCTTTTATGATTGCTTCGATTCCTCTGATTCTTCTTCTGACAGGAATTACCAATCCTTTATTGGCTATGTCATCCTCTGTTTAGTAGATGTATGGTATGGTATGGTTACTAGGTAGTGTTGCTCGATACCCGAGCTTGCACCAGTATTAGCTGGCTATTCCACTATTGCCAAAAGAATTCTGGATATTGGCTTTCCAGCTTTCACCTCTCTGCAGCTTCTGGAGCTGCTTAAGCGCTTAACTTCTACCAAAGTGTGGTATACATTGGATGGAATTAGAGTGGGCGTGGCTACCTACATCGGGCAAGAATAGGAGTCGTATTTCGTTTTGTACCACCGAATAAGATAGCGAGAAATCAGATCAAGAATGGAACCTGTGGACCCTCGGACAGTATGAGCCCTTGTTCGCTTGGTTGCTCAACCCCTATCTCCCAGGCTACGACCTATCGCATTGCCTTCGATGAGTCTATATCGGATGGGTGTTCAAGTCTTTTGAAAAACCAGCCCATTCTAGTCTATCTGTCCCACTCTAAAGAAGATAGTGAACCTGAGGTTGTGCTGTCTCCAATCCCACGAGTCCAATAGGAAGAGCTAGTCCTCTAAAGTAAAGTAGGCGAATTATGGCTAAATAAAAGAATTCTTACTTTCACGGCCATCAAACATTCCAAGACATCTCTTCAAGACTATCCGACTCAGCTCTGCGTAGGCAGAGCCAGGAACTAGATCCGTATCCCATGATCAGTAATCTTACAATTACACAACCACCAGATCCTTTAGGTTTGTTCGATCTATCGATAACTGATAGACAGACGCCTTTGACACTTCCTCTAGGTGGAGTTGATTAACACTCTCATGGTTGGTCGATGGAAATAGCAAGACGAGACAGACATGATAATCTGAGAAATATATGTGGTGATCCCTTAAGCAATATCTAAGAATTAAATGTGTCCAAGATTCAATTGATTGGTTGAAGCCAAGGTCTCGAGCTAGTCCATCTTCCTATATGATATTCTTAATAATGCGCAACACCAAGCCTGAAATTGGGGAATGAATTGAATCGATTGCCTTCCTTTCCTGGACTGGACTGAAACTAATAGGCTGCTTCCTCGTCTGTACTTCAACTAGGAGGTTGTTGATATCACTCTAGATTCTCGAAAGGATATTGGATTGATTTCAAATCAAGGAAACTATTGAAATCGGGTAGCGAACCTATTGTTCCTTATTCTTTTGTCCTCCTCGGCTCTAGTTGAACAATGCACACACCCCGCTTTAGCTGCACATAATAAGGTGATCCGTGAGGCGGCTAGCTATTAGTTAGTGCGATGTGCAGTGAAGTGAGAGATCTCTCTACTCTAGTAGACCAGATGAAATAGCTGCAATGACTAATGTTTGATTGGGAAGACAGAATACACACGTTGACGTGCCCAGTCGAGCTACCGTAAGGTAGTCTAGTTAAGGAAATGAAACCGGCTATTCCCCTCAGGCTAAGGGTGCGATTCCTTACTCTCCCACAAGATCACACTAAATACAATAGGTGCGTGATCTACTAGATTTTTATAGAATAAATTTATAACCTTAGTTGATAGACAGGAACCACCATCCCATAACAAAAAAGGGGGGCGAAGGTTATTTTGTACCAATGAAGACGAATTTCTCTCTCGAGCTGCTCAAAGATCTTTAAGTGGCTTACGAGGTAGACTTGATCATGATCCATATCCAACCTTCTCCCATCTGCTTCTGTCTCTAAAGATTAGAGTCATCGACGCGATTCCAGTCCAGTGCTGATAAAATCCTGCTGTCCAGTTCGGGAAAGCAAGTGATTGATTAGTTCCATTGGTCTATTGGCTTCAGCTTCCTTTGCGCAAACCAACACCTATTTGGATTCGCTTGAGAAGAGCGCATTCTTGAGATGTTAAGGGCTGGCCAAAGGGTTAACTAAACTAATAAgatctcttcttccttctcttttaTGCTTCAGCGAATCGACTTCTTCTCGATGATGGACATTCCACAGGCATTTCTAGAGTAAGATTCATGTGCAGCCTTTCTCGATCGTTTCTTATTCTCGAATAGAAGATGATAAGATGCATACCCCCTCCTCATTAACTATGTTACTTATTTCCTCACAGCCTCTTGATGCAAAAAACCTATTCTTTCAAGGAAAAGACCTTTCTAATTCAGTGTAGTTTTTCACTGACTATTCTAGTGTAGTTTGACTCAAGTATACGTTTTCTGAAGTCTCAGATTGCATGCATTTCTTAAACAGTATTGCACACTACTAACTAAAAAACTAGTACTTTACTGACAGGAAGTTAATAAGTATATAATATGCAAACAATCCCTCGCTTGGTAGTTTCCTTTCTTTCGTACCACACAATCAATCTCTTGCTTACTTAAAACTCTAGTTTTGTCGGACAACCTTGCTTCTTTCTTATAGCAAAGTGCTGAATCCATAAGCTTTCGTCGGAGCCTGCCACCAATCAGTCTAAATTAGTTACTTAATTCCTTAACTACCTAGCTTGCAGAGAATAAAGTAGGCTTTGGCTGAGATACGTAAAGGAGGAATAGTCAACTATACTCCGAATGTGCTTTGAGTAGACAGATATGTAGGTTGCTAGGAAGGAGGTAAGCGCTTGTCTTTCTGATGTCAAGAAGTAAGAAGAGGTAAAACTCCTAAAAAACAACTTGATCTATGTTGAAAGTTTATGTCAGCAAGCAAAGAGATTGCCTAgggcgaaagaaaataaaaaagataaTAAGAAAATAAGTGTTTCAAGCCTAAGCAAAAGATAGAATGTTGTATTGCCATAACCTATGTACTTAAGCGAACTAGCGAAGAAAGGCGAAGAATGGCTTTGTTCAAGCCCAAGTCAAAATCTATCTCTGATAAAGCATTCAATCTTTCATCTTTATATTCATTATCTGCAAGTTTCGAGTCTTTCTTTGACTTTCTCCTTCCGGCACTTTTTAGTCATAGTAAAGATGTGCTGTAAGGATCAAGAGTGTACCTTATTTGTTTTAAATTCTGCTTCGCTTTCATCAGCCTTATTATGGGTTTGCCTGAGGGCAGCCTTATATTCGATATACTCCCCTCCCTTTAATATTATTCTATTTAATGCAAGAGTAAGGATAGACGTCTTATTCTTCAGTGTTGAGATAGAATGACTGTAGACCCTCTTCTCTCTTTTAGTTAGCCTTACTTATTCCAATTCCTAATCTATACCATAAAGCAAAGCCTTTTTTGTGCAAGGTTCTCTCCTACGTATACAATTCTCACTGATGGGAGTAATATGCCAGTAACTATAGAAGACTTTATTATTATTCTAAATAGGCGGCAATAGGTCCATCGAGATAAAGTATGACTAATAAGTAGTAATATAGCTAGTTGCTATACATAGACTTGAAGTCAGGGCTTACTCATCCTAATCTTCTCTTTACTACTTAGTTAAGTTTAGTTAAGTTATAGGATCAGAACAAGATTTTCTTTGATTGCCGTTATAGGAAGTGAGCAAGCAAGCTAGACACGAAAACTCAGGATAGACGCGCTGCTCTTCTAGCTTTGGTTGGAAATAGAAAAGCAAGTTATAGGGCCCATGCTGCATTCCCTCAAATAGCAGTCTTCTTTTTATGTCTAAAGAAAAGTTGCCTATTAATAAGCAGTCTTCCCTCTTTCATAAGGCTCTAACTTGCGTAAGGAATCAAGGAGCTACAGGAGTATACCGCCGAGTACTTACTATCTTGGATAGCTTTTTGCCTTGCAAAGAGCATAGATTCAACTTCAATATATGTAGCTAACTCTCTATTGCTTTATTGCAATCCGCTCCGCACCACTTACTCGGGACTATATTGTTCTGTCTATAGCTAGTGCTTACTTTTCATAAGGTATAGTTACTGGTCAGATTCTAAGTCACATATAGTTGTAGTGCCTAATCCAAGGCAAGGGGATAAGTGCTTGCATAGGTTAGGTTGAGATAAACTCTATATTTCCAGTCTTTAACGCATCCATTCCTTGGGCTTAAGCATTGTTGAGCTTGACTTGTTCTAGCATAAGCCATCTAGTAGGCCTGTTTAGCATTCTAAGCAGCCGCCTTCCTATACGCATAAAGTGGAGTTATATTAGTACCTCACACCACAATATAAGTCTTATTCTAAGTAGGATCACCCACATTTATTTACTAAGATTTGCTTTATGAAAGTAAATGACACCAGGATAAAGACCTTCTTTTTACCCATAACCTTTCTCTGCAGCATTGGAACCAAGATCGGGCTTGGCATAGTTACGAGGTTCCCGTTCTATTTAACTAACACTAACTGAAGCTAACCGGAAGCTTTCTTCTCATGCGACTCTTGGATCGAAAAGAGGCTGCTGGACTGGACCACGGCTGAAACTGCCAGGCACGGACTAAAAGCTTTTATCAGGGATTCCTGAGTCAAACGACTACCATACATAGCATAGAGCTGGAAGCTGCACTAGTGTACAGAGAAGACTGGATGTGAACACGGGCGGACATTGGCTATGTATGGGGCACTCACTAATCACTATTAGCAGGAAACAACTAGCAGAAAGAAAGATGAGCGCACTTTCACTCCTTGCTCTTCAGCACGTACTCACACGAGGGACTCTCAAATCTCTATTTCAGACCATAATCTTTCGATCCCTTTACCGAAGTGATTGATAGCAGGGCTCCAAAATCATAGGGCTTCTTCTATTTTTAGTGTGAACTCACTTTTATTCTATATCAAGATAGGGGCTTCAGTACTTGGCTGACCGCCCGGTGGAAGACCTGGTTCTACCACACAAGGGCAGCTTTCGTAGTCCAGGATTATTTTCCTCATATGTAATTTCACCTCAATGTGGAAATGTCCGATCTTATTCCAAAATAGAAGGTCTTCATGAAGGTCTGTCTTGTTTCAGGAATATAGGTACCGAAGTTCAATAGCGGTAGGTACCAAGGAGAAGACGAGTCAGGGCCGATTGACAAGACTAGCTAGGCTGACCTTCCAGCCATACTCCATCCAATATCGAACGGAAGTGCTAAAGGTTTCATGTGATGCTGACCTTAATGAACCAGACCTCGAGAATTCGTTCATCCCTTCGCTCCGAGGATTGGTCGAGTACTTGGCCACATGCATGAGTAGGCCTGTTGCCGGGATGTCCCATTAAAAAGGCAGGTCCCATATTTGAAATACAAAAATAAGATCAGATAGCACTCAAGAGGTTTTTCTCCATACGAGAAATCCTTCACTCGCAGGGAATTCAAATAGATGTGTGGAAGATCATCAAAGAAAGGAAAAAGACTGAATTCGATCCATCTCCTCCCTTTTCTTTAAACCAAGAGCTACTcctcccttttctttttttatgtaatTTCAATACGATTTCGTTTGTGTTCATGTTTTCAATTTAGAACCCCACGGAAGTTAATAGAAAAAAGCAAAATACCCCTGTGATACGCCTTCCTTTACCTATTTCTAGATTGATTGATGTTCAATGGAGGGAAACTTGCCATTCCTTCTTTCCTTTGAAATTGTACATTTTTTTGATTATGAACTAATTGTATCCTTTTTGTTCCCATCGAGCTTTCTTGCCTAGTGACTAAGGATTTTCACACTTGTTGTGTCTATAAAAGATTTTCTCATAAAACACTAACAGAAGTGTTAGAGGGATTCACTTTCGATAAGAATCCAAAAGCAAGTTCCCTATACTACCTTCTTTCCCTCCTCTGTTTCTGTCTTTAAGAGGCAGTGCATCCGGCAGGAATCGAACCTACTTTTTGACCCATTTTGCCTTTCTAGGTTGGTGGGCGCTTTCACCATTCAGCCATGGATGCTTTAGCGAGTGAACTAGGTTTTTATTTGAGAGCGAACTAGGTTTTTAGTGGTATTCCTTCTTGAGCTTCTATTTCTTCCGTTAAGGGCGATTCGGGAAAAGATTGAATAGGAAGACGTGTTTCCAGAACGAACAAGATACGGGTAGAGAAGGGGAAGTTAGCAAAGTTAGACAAGATTGGAATGGGCATAGGAACATGTATTGATGTACCAGATCGGCTAATGCTCCCAGGTTGATGCGATGTATTCCACCAGTTGACTGGAGACTTTATTATTGGTATATCGATCGGTCCAACACGGATTGAAATAGGAGCCGGTTCGACAGGAAGCTTTTGAAAACGCAGTGCACCCAGGTAAATAAGGAACAAGATGAATACAGAAGTTAAACGAGCATCCCACACCCGAAAGGTACCCCACATAGGCCTTCCCCGAAACCCCCCAGTCACTAACGTAAACAAAGTAGAAAAAGCACCAATTTCTGTACCGGTTCCGGAAGAGCGAAGAAAAAGGGGATGTTTTGTTAATGGGAACAAGGAACTGTTTATAGCTGTCGCGATATAAATAACTATACTCATCCGAGCCGCAGGAACATGTACATACGAAATACGAGAATTTCCACCTTGTTGAAGATCTGGTGGTGCTACCCGAAGACTTAAATGAATAGCCATCGCTGTTAAGAACAACCGAGATCCAATGAGAATTTGCGCGTAGCTTTTTGTCTTTGACATAAAAAAATAAGGTTGTAATAACGAAACTGACATTTTATTTTCGTTGCCTTGCAAGTGGAACAAGAAAGACTATATAGTTATTTTGATTCTATAAACAATCAAAGGATTTCGCATGCTTTCCATGGAATGACGGAATTCCCCTTGCTTAGTTTTCGCTCCGCTCGTGCGTGGCACTCCTTGCTTGCGGAGCGGCATATCGGAAAAAGAAGGATTGACTTCCTATACGGGCCCGTCCCCTCTTACCCCTAACTAACAATTATGCTGCTCTCGCCTTTTTGTAATCTTATCTTTCAAAAATGCACTACTAATTTTTACGGCCTCCTTAGTCACCCTATCCACTCTCGTCCTGTTTTCGGGTTCCCTTTCAGGGGATGAGGATATTTCGATGATTTCTCCCTCTGTAGGTGGAAAACGCGTGGGTGAGTAGAGTTTGTGCTTTGCTTTTGGGGGCACCGGCAAGAAGCTTCTCGGCCACCCTACTCTAACTTGATTAGCTACTAGTAACTAGGATCATTCAAATAGTCAGTCAGCAATGCGTACTTCTTTCCTAGTTGAGTGGATCTGCGTAGCAGAGCCCAATCTTCTACCACAAGCTCTGACCTGACTTGTTGTACTTGATTCACCCACGTAAATAGACAACTTGGATAATAAAAGTCATCCCATAAAAGAGAAGTGAGTCCGCATGTCGGCAAATGATTTGGAATTGAAACTGGCTACAGAGGAAACCGAAGCCCTAACTCCCCATTCTTTCTAtcttacatcgccatcgagccctggCTGT
The Triticum dicoccoides isolate Atlit2015 ecotype Zavitan chromosome 3A, WEW_v2.0, whole genome shotgun sequence genome window above contains:
- the LOC119273475 gene encoding putative cytochrome c biosynthesis ccmC-like mitochondrial protein, producing MSVSLLQPYFFMSKTKSYAQILIGSRLFLTAMAIHLSLRVAPPDLQQGGNSRISYVHVPAARMSIVIYIATAINSSLFPLTKHPLFLRSSGTGTEIGAFSTLFTLVTGGFRGRPMWGTFRVWDARLTSVFILFLIYLGALRFQKLPVEPAPISIRVGPIDIPIIKSPVNWWNTSHQPGSISRSGTSIHVPMPIPILSNFANFPFSTRILFVLETRLPIQSFPESPLTEEIEAQEGIPLKT